One window from the genome of Lentibacillus daqui encodes:
- a CDS encoding MATE family efflux transporter, with product MSMVNQRLDTQSVAKSFFQYFIPTLLGMMLMSVNIVVDGIFVGNGVGSVALASVNVAVPVFSIIISISLLIGVGGGTIYSMKMGEGKTKQAQQLFTIAFALLTTITVIIAVICYWNMENIALLFGANEETLDYAVDYMRVLFIFSLILAWENFFSIFVRNDGDPQLAMIGLVVSALLNIVLDYWMVFILKLEVTGAALATVIATLIGLIIYLFHFFKKGTALKFTRLHWDKTALKRISTIGVPSFLSEAGTGIFVMGYNIAIAHYAGTTGLAAFSVINYLHTFMFLAFIGIGQSIQPMISYYHGAKQDASIKQTVKIAEITGLILGLIFLAIGYVGADVLVAIFGVTDEVTAELATKGIKLFFLGYLFMGTNFIYMTYYQSIGYVRPAIGITLFRGFILLIGALYILPLWFGTTGVWLALPVAEGLVAITLIFFSKGGVMGKRTQSPGY from the coding sequence ATGAGCATGGTAAATCAACGATTGGATACCCAGTCCGTAGCTAAAAGCTTTTTTCAATACTTTATCCCAACACTGCTTGGCATGATGCTAATGTCAGTCAACATTGTCGTGGATGGTATTTTTGTCGGGAATGGTGTCGGTTCGGTCGCCCTGGCCAGTGTCAATGTAGCTGTTCCGGTGTTTTCCATTATTATCTCCATTTCCTTGCTTATCGGAGTTGGCGGGGGAACGATCTATTCGATGAAAATGGGTGAAGGTAAAACAAAACAAGCACAGCAGTTGTTCACCATAGCCTTTGCGCTATTAACCACCATAACCGTGATTATTGCTGTTATTTGTTATTGGAACATGGAGAACATTGCGCTGCTTTTCGGTGCAAATGAGGAAACTTTGGACTATGCGGTTGATTATATGCGTGTCTTATTTATTTTCTCATTGATCTTAGCATGGGAAAATTTTTTCAGTATTTTTGTACGTAATGACGGTGATCCACAACTCGCCATGATCGGTCTGGTTGTCTCCGCCTTACTTAACATTGTCCTCGATTATTGGATGGTCTTTATTTTGAAGCTTGAGGTAACCGGGGCAGCACTGGCAACCGTGATTGCTACGTTAATTGGTCTGATTATTTATCTGTTCCACTTTTTCAAAAAGGGAACAGCTTTAAAGTTTACTCGCCTGCATTGGGATAAAACCGCTTTGAAACGAATTAGCACGATCGGTGTGCCTAGTTTTCTTTCCGAAGCAGGAACGGGAATTTTTGTGATGGGCTATAATATTGCAATTGCCCATTATGCAGGTACAACAGGCCTTGCTGCGTTTTCTGTGATTAATTATTTGCATACCTTTATGTTTTTGGCCTTTATCGGTATCGGGCAGTCTATTCAGCCGATGATTAGTTATTACCATGGGGCAAAGCAGGATGCGTCCATCAAGCAAACCGTTAAAATCGCGGAAATTACCGGGCTTATTCTTGGTCTCATCTTCTTGGCGATCGGCTATGTTGGGGCAGACGTATTAGTAGCAATTTTTGGAGTAACTGATGAAGTAACTGCTGAACTTGCAACTAAGGGGATAAAACTATTTTTCCTTGGCTATTTGTTTATGGGCACCAATTTTATTTATATGACCTATTACCAGTCAATCGGTTATGTACGACCAGCGATCGGCATTACACTGTTCCGCGGGTTTATTTTATTGATTGGAGCACTCTACATCTTGCCACTTTGGTTTGGTACAACTGGAGTTTGGCTGGCCCTGCCAGTGGCGGAAGGATTAGTTGCCATTACCCTAATATTCTTTTCCAAGGGTGGCGTTATGGGAAAAAGAACGCAATCACCTGGGTATTAA
- the proC gene encoding pyrroline-5-carboxylate reductase — MVEKICFIGAGSMAESIIIGILNKRFLTGSQIVVTNKNSEERLTKLQNMYDIQVTADKKYAIDGAELIILATKPHDIGEAIDQVKTYIKPTQLVISVVAGIDTRFISERLGSKVPVVRVMPNTSASIGLSATAITAGVHARKTDLDLADSLFKTIGTTVIVEERDMHAVTGISGSGPAYFYYLVESMEKAAAQAGLDHTVANDLITQTIIGAGEMLKKSGESASMLREKITSPGGTTQAAIETLEENDFQQLIIKCVDSARKRSVELGDH; from the coding sequence ATGGTGGAAAAGATTTGTTTTATTGGTGCAGGATCGATGGCCGAGTCGATCATCATCGGGATATTGAATAAGCGATTTTTAACGGGTAGTCAAATCGTTGTGACAAATAAAAATAGCGAGGAGCGGTTAACCAAGCTGCAAAATATGTATGACATTCAGGTAACGGCTGATAAGAAATATGCGATTGATGGGGCGGAACTCATTATTCTGGCTACCAAGCCGCATGACATTGGTGAAGCGATTGATCAAGTGAAAACATATATTAAGCCGACACAACTTGTAATATCGGTCGTTGCTGGAATAGACACTAGATTTATTTCCGAACGGTTAGGATCTAAGGTACCGGTTGTTCGGGTTATGCCTAATACATCTGCTTCCATTGGTTTGTCTGCAACAGCAATCACAGCAGGTGTTCATGCACGAAAAACGGATTTAGATTTGGCCGATTCTTTATTTAAGACCATTGGCACGACCGTCATTGTTGAGGAAAGGGATATGCACGCGGTCACAGGTATCTCTGGGAGCGGCCCCGCATATTTTTATTACTTGGTGGAATCCATGGAAAAAGCAGCAGCACAGGCAGGACTCGACCATACAGTGGCGAATGATTTAATTACGCAAACGATTATTGGTGCGGGAGAGATGCTTAAAAAATCCGGTGAGTCGGCAAGCATGTTGCGTGAAAAAATCACCAGTCCTGGGGGAACCACACAAGCAGCCATTGAAACATTGGAGGAAAATGACTTCCAGCAACTAATTATAAAATGTGTGGATAGTGCTCGGAAGCGTTCGGTTGAACTGGGAGACCATTAA
- a CDS encoding deoxynucleoside kinase, with the protein MAKVPFIAVEGPIGIGKTSLAKKLSVHFNFHLLQEIVEENPFLGKFYKDIETWSFQTEMFFLCNRFKQLEDIQRQYLAQKKAVIADYHISKSMIFAKRTLQQDKYNKYEQVYHILTDDMPVPNMMIYLHASLDTIQDRIHSRGRKIEQHIKPSYLAQLTQDYEAYMNQFEVLHPDIPVIRIDGDKLDFVKRQNDLNDIIERVEHQLQSNQAIPIRGENQP; encoded by the coding sequence ATGGCAAAGGTTCCGTTCATTGCTGTTGAAGGGCCGATTGGTATTGGAAAGACATCTTTGGCAAAAAAGCTTTCCGTCCATTTTAATTTCCATTTACTACAAGAAATCGTGGAAGAAAATCCGTTTCTTGGCAAATTTTATAAAGATATCGAGACATGGAGTTTTCAAACTGAAATGTTCTTTTTATGCAATCGATTCAAGCAACTGGAAGACATTCAACGTCAGTACCTAGCACAAAAAAAAGCAGTTATTGCTGATTATCACATATCCAAGAGCATGATTTTCGCCAAACGTACATTGCAACAGGATAAATATAATAAATACGAGCAAGTTTATCATATTTTAACGGATGATATGCCCGTTCCGAATATGATGATTTATTTACATGCCAGTCTTGATACCATACAGGATCGTATCCATTCACGCGGGAGGAAGATTGAGCAGCATATAAAACCGTCCTATTTGGCTCAACTTACACAGGATTATGAAGCGTATATGAATCAATTTGAAGTGCTTCATCCAGATATTCCGGTCATTCGTATCGATGGCGATAAACTGGATTTCGTAAAACGGCAGAACGATTTAAACGATATTATCGAACGAGTCGAACATCAGCTACAATCTAATCAAGCAATACCAATCAGAGGAGAAAATCAACCATGA
- the serS gene encoding serine--tRNA ligase — MLDMKYLRNNFDEVKGKLAHRGEDLSELEKFVELDTRRRQLIAETEQLKAKRNEASQQISALKKEKKDADAVIQEMRRVGEQIKAFDTELKEIEEKLSHMMLSIPNIPHESVPVGEDEDDNVQVRQWGDLPTFAFDAKPHWDIATDLDILDFERAGKVTGSRFVYYKGLGARLERALLNFMMDLHADEHGYEEMLPPYMVNRTSMTGTGQLPKFEEDAFQISDWDYFLIPTAEVPVTNYYRGEILKENDLPKKYVAFSACFRSEAGSAGRDTRGLIRQHQFNKVELVHFTKPEDSYETLEALTGHAEKVLQLLKLPYRVMSMCTGDLGFTAAKKYDLEVWIPNQETYREISSCSNFEDFQARRAGIRFRREENGKPEFVHTLNGSGLALGRTVAAILENYQQEDGSVAVPEVLQPYMGGKEYIK; from the coding sequence ATGCTTGATATGAAGTATTTACGCAATAACTTTGATGAGGTAAAAGGAAAACTTGCCCATCGGGGTGAGGATTTATCGGAACTGGAGAAATTCGTTGAACTTGATACAAGACGTCGCCAATTAATTGCCGAAACGGAACAATTAAAAGCAAAACGTAATGAAGCTTCCCAACAGATATCTGCTTTGAAAAAAGAAAAAAAAGATGCCGATGCTGTCATTCAAGAGATGCGTCGGGTTGGTGAGCAAATTAAAGCCTTCGATACAGAGCTAAAGGAAATTGAAGAAAAACTATCACACATGATGCTTTCTATCCCTAATATCCCTCATGAAAGTGTACCGGTTGGTGAAGATGAGGATGATAATGTGCAAGTTCGTCAATGGGGAGACCTCCCAACATTCGCATTTGACGCAAAACCACATTGGGATATCGCTACTGATCTTGATATTCTTGATTTCGAACGGGCTGGAAAGGTAACGGGTAGCAGATTTGTTTACTATAAAGGCTTGGGTGCACGCTTGGAACGGGCCCTGCTTAACTTCATGATGGATTTGCATGCCGATGAACATGGTTATGAGGAAATGTTGCCACCGTATATGGTTAATCGTACAAGTATGACGGGAACCGGGCAATTGCCGAAGTTTGAAGAAGATGCATTCCAAATATCAGACTGGGATTATTTCCTGATTCCGACCGCAGAAGTACCAGTAACCAATTATTATCGTGGAGAAATTTTAAAGGAAAACGATCTGCCAAAAAAATACGTTGCTTTTAGTGCCTGTTTTCGTTCTGAAGCAGGTTCTGCCGGTCGCGATACACGCGGTCTGATTCGCCAGCATCAATTTAATAAAGTGGAACTTGTGCATTTTACCAAACCAGAGGATTCATATGAGACATTGGAAGCATTAACTGGTCACGCTGAAAAAGTGTTACAGTTATTGAAATTGCCGTACCGGGTGATGAGCATGTGTACCGGTGATCTTGGTTTCACAGCTGCAAAAAAATACGATCTTGAGGTGTGGATTCCAAACCAGGAAACATACCGGGAAATATCATCGTGTTCTAACTTTGAGGATTTCCAAGCAAGGCGTGCGGGTATACGCTTCCGTCGTGAGGAGAATGGTAAACCGGAATTTGTCCACACCTTAAATGGGTCTGGATTGGCACTGGGCCGAACCGTTGCCGCCATCCTGGAAAATTATCAGCAGGAAGATGGCTCTGTTGCAGTTCCGGAAGTATTGCAGCCTTACATGGGTGGAAAAGAATATATAAAGTGA
- the pdxT gene encoding pyridoxal 5'-phosphate synthase glutaminase subunit PdxT translates to MIIGVLALQGAVREHIRSIEATGAKAVEIKHKGQLEEIDGLILPGGESTTMRRLIDSYGFFTAIQEFGAKGKPIFGTCAGLILMANEISGQEAHLGLMNMKVARNAFGRQVASFEVQLPISHVAEDFNAVFIRAPYILEVGDGVEVLATYDDKIVAAKQEHYICTAFHPELTDDNRFMEYFAQIVEDSEQRRKRPVSGVQT, encoded by the coding sequence ATGATAATAGGTGTACTGGCATTACAGGGTGCTGTACGTGAGCATATTCGTTCCATTGAAGCAACCGGGGCAAAAGCTGTAGAAATAAAGCATAAAGGGCAGCTGGAAGAAATTGATGGGTTGATCCTGCCTGGCGGTGAAAGTACGACAATGCGCAGGCTGATTGATAGCTATGGTTTTTTTACCGCGATCCAGGAATTTGGTGCAAAGGGAAAACCGATTTTTGGTACTTGTGCCGGACTGATCCTAATGGCAAATGAAATCTCCGGGCAAGAGGCTCATTTAGGATTAATGAATATGAAGGTAGCCAGAAATGCATTCGGACGTCAGGTGGCCAGCTTTGAAGTCCAATTGCCGATTAGCCATGTTGCCGAGGACTTCAATGCCGTTTTTATCCGTGCGCCATACATATTGGAAGTTGGCGATGGTGTTGAAGTGCTGGCAACGTATGACGATAAAATCGTTGCAGCCAAACAAGAGCATTATATTTGTACTGCATTTCACCCAGAATTAACCGATGATAACCGGTTTATGGAATATTTTGCTCAAATAGTGGAAGACTCAGAACAAAGGCGTAAGCGCCCGGTTAGCGGCGTACAAACCTGA
- the pdxS gene encoding pyridoxal 5'-phosphate synthase lyase subunit PdxS produces MANTGTDRVKRGMAEMQKGGVIMDVVNAEQAKIAEQAGAVAVMALERVPSDIRAAGGVARMADPTVTEEVLRAVSIPVMAKARIGHIVEARVLEAMGVDYIDESEVLTPADEVYHLKKSDFTVPFVCGCRNLGEAARRIGEGASMLRTKGEPGTGNIVEAVRHMRQVQSEIRKLTAMSADEVMTYAKEIGAPYELLLQIREEGRLPVVNFAAGGVATPSDAALMMELGADGVFVGSGIFKSDNPERFAKAIVEATTHYQDYGLIAELSKGLGTAMKGIEMSTLAAGDRMQDRSE; encoded by the coding sequence ATGGCAAACACTGGTACAGATCGTGTTAAACGCGGAATGGCGGAAATGCAAAAAGGTGGCGTTATCATGGATGTGGTGAACGCTGAGCAGGCTAAAATAGCTGAACAAGCAGGGGCAGTTGCTGTTATGGCGTTAGAACGTGTTCCATCCGATATTCGTGCTGCAGGAGGTGTTGCCCGGATGGCTGACCCAACAGTCACCGAGGAAGTTTTGCGCGCGGTATCCATTCCGGTAATGGCGAAAGCACGAATTGGTCATATTGTTGAGGCCCGCGTATTGGAAGCGATGGGTGTAGACTATATTGATGAAAGTGAAGTGTTAACACCAGCTGATGAAGTTTATCATTTAAAAAAATCAGATTTCACCGTGCCATTTGTTTGTGGTTGCCGTAATTTAGGCGAGGCAGCGCGTCGAATTGGTGAGGGTGCATCCATGTTACGGACAAAAGGGGAACCGGGAACAGGAAATATCGTCGAAGCAGTTCGTCATATGCGCCAGGTGCAATCAGAAATCCGTAAGCTTACGGCAATGTCAGCGGATGAGGTCATGACTTATGCCAAAGAAATCGGCGCACCATATGAACTTCTATTACAAATTCGTGAAGAAGGCCGACTTCCAGTTGTTAACTTTGCTGCAGGTGGGGTTGCGACACCGAGTGATGCGGCATTAATGATGGAACTAGGAGCAGACGGTGTATTTGTTGGTTCCGGTATCTTTAAATCAGATAATCCAGAACGGTTTGCCAAAGCAATCGTGGAAGCAACCACCCATTATCAAGACTATGGATTAATTGCTGAGCTATCCAAAGGACTTGGTACAGCAATGAAGGGAATTGAAATGAGTACACTTGCAGCTGGCGACCGTATGCAGGATCGCAGTGAATAG
- a CDS encoding deoxynucleoside kinase — protein MNLREKYQIPNDSIITVAGTVGVGKSTMTTALANALRFKTSFEKVDTNPYLEDFYADFARWSFHLQIYFLAERFKEQKRIFEYGGGFIQDRSIYEDTGIFAKMHYDNGTMSKTDYETYTNLFEAMVMTPYFPHPDLLIYLEGSLDHILERIRLRGREMEKNTPVSYWKEMYERYDNWINNFNACPILRINISDYDLCNEENSIEPILEKIGQFIQQSRRWKSRQLIK, from the coding sequence ATGAATTTACGTGAAAAATATCAGATCCCCAATGACAGCATCATTACCGTTGCAGGCACTGTCGGGGTAGGCAAATCAACTATGACCACCGCCCTTGCTAATGCCCTTCGTTTCAAAACATCCTTCGAGAAAGTAGACACCAATCCTTATTTGGAAGACTTTTATGCAGATTTCGCACGCTGGAGTTTCCATCTGCAAATTTACTTTTTGGCTGAACGGTTTAAAGAGCAAAAACGCATTTTTGAATACGGCGGTGGTTTTATTCAGGACCGCTCCATTTACGAAGATACGGGCATTTTTGCCAAGATGCATTACGATAATGGCACCATGTCAAAAACGGATTATGAAACTTATACCAATTTGTTTGAAGCTATGGTTATGACGCCATACTTTCCACATCCGGATTTATTAATTTATCTGGAAGGCTCACTGGACCATATTTTGGAACGAATCCGTTTGCGCGGGCGGGAAATGGAGAAGAACACCCCTGTTTCGTACTGGAAGGAAATGTATGAGCGCTATGATAACTGGATCAATAATTTCAATGCCTGTCCGATATTACGCATAAATATATCTGATTACGATCTATGCAATGAGGAAAATTCCATTGAACCGATTTTGGAAAAGATTGGACAATTTATTCAACAATCACGACGGTGGAAATCAAGACAGTTAATCAAGTAA
- a CDS encoding NAD(P)H-quinone oxidoreductase — protein sequence MKAVVVSNPGGPEQLQITDRPKPKIDNDELLIQVKACAINRTDIMTREQGASYMTNPILGIEVAGVVVDAGADSHIEIGTRVMGLVNGGGYAEYAVMPANRAMIIPDALSFQEAAAIPEVFLTAYQTLFWLGNLTNQDTVLIHAGGSGVGTAAIQLTKQLTNAKVITTAGSKEKLDYCRSLGADVGINYKEQQFDEEVLKVTNQAGVDVILDFIGASYWNKNLTSIAVDGRWVLIGVLGGSVVEKVDIMSLMAKRIHLKATLLTPRSDVYKQQLTKEFAEKALPLFAQKKIKAIIDQVFPLTAIQDAHRHMEANKNIGKIVIDLA from the coding sequence ATGAAAGCAGTAGTTGTATCAAACCCTGGCGGACCAGAGCAATTACAGATTACCGATCGGCCCAAACCGAAGATAGACAATGATGAACTACTTATTCAGGTCAAAGCATGTGCGATCAACCGTACAGATATCATGACCCGGGAACAAGGGGCCAGTTATATGACGAACCCGATCCTTGGCATTGAAGTTGCCGGTGTCGTGGTGGATGCTGGTGCTGATAGCCATATAGAAATTGGTACCCGGGTTATGGGATTAGTAAACGGTGGCGGTTATGCTGAGTATGCTGTCATGCCGGCTAATCGGGCGATGATTATTCCCGATGCCCTGTCATTTCAAGAAGCGGCGGCAATTCCGGAAGTGTTCCTCACAGCTTATCAGACATTGTTTTGGTTGGGGAATCTGACCAACCAGGATACCGTATTAATTCATGCTGGTGGTAGCGGAGTTGGTACAGCCGCAATCCAATTAACCAAGCAATTGACCAACGCAAAGGTTATTACCACTGCTGGTTCCAAAGAAAAACTGGATTATTGTCGATCCCTTGGTGCGGATGTCGGAATCAACTATAAAGAACAACAATTTGACGAAGAAGTATTAAAGGTGACAAATCAAGCCGGTGTCGATGTGATTCTTGATTTTATTGGTGCATCTTATTGGAATAAAAACCTAACCAGTATTGCGGTAGATGGACGCTGGGTCTTAATTGGTGTGCTGGGTGGATCAGTCGTCGAAAAAGTGGATATCATGTCGCTAATGGCCAAACGAATTCATCTAAAGGCAACATTATTGACACCTAGAAGTGACGTTTACAAACAACAATTAACCAAAGAATTTGCCGAAAAAGCACTACCACTATTTGCCCAAAAGAAAATAAAGGCGATTATTGACCAGGTTTTCCCTTTAACTGCAATTCAGGACGCACATCGACACATGGAGGCCAACAAAAATATTGGTAAAATCGTCATTGATTTAGCATAA